One part of the Streptomyces nigra genome encodes these proteins:
- a CDS encoding YlbL family protein, which yields MLSRLTRPRALAVCALPVVALLATAAFAPLPFTLTQPGLTANVLGENRGEPVITISGAPTRKTSGQLRMTTIEATSPDTTVRLGDVIDAWFRTDQAVMPRDSVYPSGQSVREIERFNTRQMKESQDDATEAALNYLDRDDKDVEVTLRLADVGGPSAGLLFSLGIVDKLEGDGSGGDLTGGRTIAGTGTIDPAGKVGAVGGVSLKTQAARRDGATVFLVPKAECGDAKAELPKGLRLIPVTTLKGAVDALDALRTGEGTVPAC from the coding sequence GTGCTCTCTCGCCTCACGCGCCCCCGGGCCCTCGCCGTCTGCGCTCTGCCGGTCGTGGCGTTGCTCGCCACCGCGGCCTTCGCGCCCTTGCCGTTCACGCTGACGCAGCCCGGTCTGACGGCGAACGTGCTCGGTGAGAACCGGGGTGAGCCGGTCATCACGATCTCCGGTGCGCCGACCCGGAAGACCAGCGGCCAGCTGCGCATGACGACGATCGAGGCGACCTCGCCCGACACCACCGTGCGGCTCGGCGATGTGATCGACGCCTGGTTCCGCACCGACCAGGCGGTCATGCCCCGCGACTCGGTGTACCCGAGCGGCCAGAGCGTCCGGGAGATCGAGCGGTTCAACACCCGGCAGATGAAGGAGTCCCAGGACGACGCCACCGAGGCCGCCCTGAACTACCTCGACCGCGACGACAAAGACGTCGAGGTCACCCTGAGGCTCGCGGACGTCGGCGGCCCCAGCGCCGGTCTGCTCTTCTCGCTCGGCATCGTCGACAAGCTCGAAGGCGACGGCAGCGGCGGCGACCTCACGGGCGGCCGCACCATCGCCGGCACCGGCACCATCGACCCCGCGGGCAAGGTCGGCGCGGTCGGCGGGGTCTCCCTGAAGACGCAGGCCGCCCGCCGGGACGGCGCGACGGTGTTCCTGGTCCCGAAGGCCGAGTGCGGCGACGCGAAGGCGGAGCTCCCCAAGGGGCTGCGGCTCATCCCGGTGACGACCCTCAAGGGTGCGGTCGACGCGCTCGACGCGCTCCGGACCGGCGAGGGCACCGTCCCGGCCTGCTGA
- a CDS encoding SUKH-4 family immunity protein, whose translation MSTTITTQAGDRTIILSEPELDPYVTHAATRRWLTGPGLPGDNTVLSFAELSRAGLRTVADSTGDAAPGRLTAELCDQLVIGGLLGPGGRETESVLLDGATGEISTAHLLRDRPDLMDRRALAPSLRTLVRFAEATDELAGLRGQFASYAGRYGTKAVAEASRHLLSVFEEGTNGEPAPFWKMAALIRPLALVAGRAGRSGLALDLPPRLLDEEFGRRAVVRFEEVDFPSALRHEPTRRFLREVGLPEGGFLFTLDTDAPLAALDEYDTECGAPCELPLAAASLIRLGDLAEDGSLVLDGMTGAVLHWSEREGRLYPLNTDVSTLAFTLWLLHRERAIDAASGHELTTATYDQLAMTMLQVLSTVDPTGTATDGTARHYWTEAFQDEAVGVLESCGR comes from the coding sequence ATGAGCACGACGATCACGACCCAGGCGGGTGACCGGACGATCATCCTGTCCGAGCCCGAACTCGACCCGTACGTCACGCACGCGGCCACCCGCCGCTGGCTGACCGGCCCCGGACTCCCCGGCGACAACACGGTGCTGAGCTTCGCCGAGCTGTCCCGCGCGGGTCTGCGCACGGTCGCCGACTCGACCGGCGACGCGGCCCCCGGCCGGCTCACGGCCGAGCTGTGCGACCAGCTGGTGATAGGCGGACTGCTCGGCCCCGGCGGCCGCGAGACCGAGTCCGTCCTCCTCGACGGCGCGACCGGCGAGATTTCCACGGCCCACCTTCTGCGGGACCGGCCCGACCTGATGGACCGCCGAGCCCTCGCGCCCTCCCTGCGCACCCTGGTCCGCTTCGCCGAGGCCACGGACGAACTCGCCGGACTGCGCGGCCAGTTCGCCTCCTACGCCGGGCGCTACGGCACCAAGGCGGTCGCGGAGGCGTCCCGGCATCTGCTGTCGGTGTTCGAGGAGGGCACGAACGGCGAGCCCGCGCCCTTCTGGAAGATGGCCGCGCTGATCCGTCCGCTGGCGCTCGTCGCGGGCCGCGCCGGGCGGTCCGGGCTGGCCCTGGACCTGCCGCCGCGGCTGCTGGACGAGGAGTTCGGGCGGCGCGCGGTGGTGCGCTTCGAGGAGGTCGACTTCCCGTCCGCCCTCCGCCATGAGCCGACCCGCCGCTTCCTGCGCGAAGTGGGCCTGCCCGAGGGCGGGTTCCTCTTCACCCTGGACACGGACGCGCCGCTGGCGGCCCTGGACGAGTACGACACCGAGTGCGGCGCCCCGTGCGAACTGCCCTTGGCCGCCGCGTCCTTGATCCGCCTCGGCGACCTCGCGGAGGACGGCAGCCTGGTCCTCGACGGCATGACCGGCGCGGTCCTGCACTGGAGCGAGCGCGAGGGGCGTCTGTACCCGCTGAACACGGACGTCTCGACGCTGGCCTTCACCCTGTGGCTGCTGCACCGCGAGCGGGCGATAGACGCGGCGTCGGGCCACGAGTTGACGACCGCCACGTACGACCAGCTGGCGATGACGATGCTCCAGGTCCTGTCCACGGTCGACCCGACCGGCACTGCGACGGACGGTACGGCCCGGCACTACTGGACGGAGGCGTTCCAGGACGAGGCGGTGGGCGTGCTGGAGTCCTGCGGACGCTGA
- a CDS encoding MFS transporter translates to MTALEPRDADVAKTSAVSSAAAPEESVLGRSYRALSIGIVSVVLLIAFEATAVGTAMPVAARELDGVSLYAFAFSGYFTTSLFGMVLSGQWSDRRGPLAPLTCGIAAFGAGLLLSGTAGVMWLFILGRAVQGLGGGLVIVALYVVVGRAYPERLRPAIMAAFAASWVVPSIVGPLASGAVTEHLGWRWVFVGIPVLVLLPLGLALPQIRRRAAGPVPGAGGDASFDRRRIRLALAISFGAGLLQYAAQDLRWISLVPGLLGAGLLVPAALGLLPRGTYRAARGLPSVVLLRGVAAGSFIAAESFVPLMLVTQRGLSPTLAGFSLAAGGVTWALGSWVQSRPRVEPYRERLTTTGMVLVAAAVAAAPSVLIHSVPAWTLAVAWAFGCFGMGLVISSTSVLLLKLSAPEEAGTNSAALQISDALSNVVLLSLGGAAFAALGGGALSHIPTAASASTPGAFAAVFLPMAAVALAGVWVTRRLRVETP, encoded by the coding sequence ATGACTGCCCTCGAGCCGCGCGACGCCGATGTCGCCAAGACGTCCGCCGTTTCCTCCGCAGCCGCACCGGAGGAGAGCGTGCTGGGGCGGTCGTATCGGGCGCTCAGCATCGGGATCGTCTCCGTCGTGCTGCTCATCGCCTTCGAGGCGACGGCCGTCGGGACGGCGATGCCGGTCGCCGCGCGTGAGCTGGACGGGGTGTCGCTGTACGCCTTCGCGTTCTCCGGGTACTTCACCACCAGTCTGTTCGGCATGGTGCTGTCCGGTCAGTGGTCCGATCGGCGTGGTCCGCTCGCGCCGCTGACCTGCGGGATCGCTGCCTTCGGGGCCGGTTTGTTGTTGTCGGGCACCGCGGGGGTCATGTGGCTGTTCATCCTCGGGCGGGCCGTCCAGGGGCTCGGGGGCGGGCTGGTCATCGTCGCCCTGTACGTCGTCGTCGGCCGCGCCTACCCCGAGCGGCTGCGCCCGGCGATCATGGCGGCGTTCGCCGCGAGCTGGGTCGTGCCGTCCATCGTGGGGCCGCTGGCCTCCGGTGCGGTGACCGAGCATCTGGGCTGGCGGTGGGTGTTCGTCGGGATTCCTGTGCTGGTGCTTCTGCCGCTGGGGCTCGCCCTGCCGCAGATACGCCGTCGCGCCGCCGGGCCCGTGCCGGGCGCCGGGGGTGACGCCTCCTTCGACCGGCGCCGTATCCGGCTCGCCCTCGCGATCTCCTTCGGTGCCGGGCTGCTGCAGTACGCCGCGCAGGACCTCCGGTGGATCTCCCTCGTCCCCGGCCTCCTGGGCGCCGGGCTTCTCGTCCCGGCCGCGCTCGGCCTGCTCCCGCGCGGCACCTACCGGGCGGCGCGGGGCCTGCCGTCCGTGGTCCTGCTGCGCGGTGTGGCCGCCGGGTCGTTCATCGCGGCGGAGTCCTTCGTGCCGCTGATGCTGGTCACCCAGCGGGGCCTGTCGCCGACGCTCGCCGGGTTCTCGCTCGCGGCCGGCGGGGTCACCTGGGCGCTGGGTTCCTGGGTGCAGTCCCGGCCGCGCGTGGAGCCGTACCGGGAGCGGCTCACGACCACCGGGATGGTGCTGGTCGCCGCGGCCGTCGCGGCGGCGCCCAGTGTGCTGATCCACTCCGTGCCGGCCTGGACGCTGGCCGTCGCCTGGGCCTTCGGCTGCTTCGGGATGGGCCTGGTGATCTCCTCCACCAGCGTGCTGCTGCTCAAGCTCTCCGCCCCCGAGGAGGCCGGCACCAACTCCGCCGCCCTCCAGATCTCCGACGCCCTGTCGAACGTCGTCCTGCTCAGCCTGGGCGGCGCGGCCTTCGCGGCCCTCGGGGGCGGCGCCCTCAGTCACATCCCCACAGCCGCCTCCGCCTCCACGCCGGGGGCCTTCGCGGCGGTGTTCCTGCCCATGGCGGCCGTGGCACTGGCGGGGGTGTGGGTGACGCGGCGTCTGCGCGTGGAAACGCCGTGA
- a CDS encoding IclR family transcriptional regulator, with amino-acid sequence MTAETSQTLDRGLRVLKLLADTDHGLTVTELSTKLGVNRTVVYRLLATLEQHALVRRDLGGRARVGLGVLRLGRQVHPLVREAALPALRSLAEDIGATAHLTLVDGSEALAVAVVEPTWTDYHVAYRAGFRHPLDRGAAGRAILAARKQPPEGPGYTLTHGELEAGASGAAAPLIGVTGVEGSVGVVMLADAVPERVGQRVVDAAREVAEALR; translated from the coding sequence GTGACCGCGGAGACCTCTCAGACGCTCGACCGGGGACTGCGCGTCCTCAAGCTGCTGGCCGATACGGACCACGGACTGACCGTCACCGAGCTATCCACCAAACTGGGCGTGAACCGGACCGTCGTGTACCGACTGCTCGCCACGCTCGAACAGCACGCCCTCGTCCGCCGTGACCTCGGTGGCCGCGCCCGCGTCGGGCTCGGCGTGCTGCGGCTCGGGCGCCAGGTGCATCCGCTGGTGCGCGAGGCGGCGCTGCCCGCGCTGCGCTCCCTGGCCGAGGACATAGGCGCCACGGCCCATCTCACGCTCGTGGACGGCTCGGAGGCGCTGGCCGTCGCCGTGGTGGAGCCGACCTGGACCGACTACCACGTGGCCTACCGGGCGGGTTTCCGGCACCCCCTGGACCGCGGGGCCGCGGGCCGTGCCATCCTCGCCGCCCGCAAGCAGCCCCCCGAGGGCCCCGGCTACACCCTGACCCACGGCGAACTGGAGGCAGGGGCGAGCGGAGCCGCCGCCCCGCTGATAGGCGTCACCGGCGTCGAGGGCAGCGTAGGCGTCGTGATGCTGGCCGACGCCGTACCCGAGCGGGTGGGGCAGCGGGTCGTGGACGCGGCCCGGGAGGTCGCCGAAGCACTCCGCTGA
- the menC gene encoding o-succinylbenzoate synthase, with protein sequence MKLERVELVHIAIPLVTPFRTSFGTMTTKDTFLLRVVTDTAEGWSEFAGDPEPLYCAEFVAGAEIVLRDVLLPRAAALPALTAPALGPALAGVKGHELAKAALETAVLDAELRSYGMSLATYLGAVRERVPAGVSVGIRPSIGELLDDVEGYLADGYVRIKLKIEPGWDLEPVRAVRERFGEAVPLQVDANAAYTLADAEHLRRLDAFGLLLVEEPLAGGDLYGHARLQQRLATPVCLDESLHNARDTASAIALDACRAVNVKPARVGGYLEARRVHDVAYAHGVPVWCGGMLETGIGRAANLALAALPGCTLPGDTSASARYFAEDLTEPFVLIDGHLPVPKGPGIGVRPLPETLHRFTTSRRALYAP encoded by the coding sequence GTGAAACTCGAACGCGTCGAGCTGGTCCACATCGCCATCCCGCTCGTCACCCCGTTCCGCACCTCCTTCGGCACGATGACGACGAAGGACACCTTCCTGCTGCGGGTCGTCACGGACACCGCCGAGGGCTGGTCGGAGTTCGCCGGCGACCCCGAGCCGCTGTACTGCGCGGAGTTCGTCGCCGGCGCCGAGATCGTGCTGCGGGACGTCCTGCTGCCCCGGGCCGCTGCCCTGCCCGCGCTCACCGCCCCCGCCCTCGGCCCGGCCCTCGCCGGGGTCAAGGGGCACGAGCTGGCGAAGGCGGCCCTGGAGACGGCGGTCCTCGACGCCGAGCTGCGGTCGTACGGCATGTCGCTGGCGACCTATCTGGGCGCGGTGCGCGAGCGCGTGCCGGCCGGGGTGTCGGTCGGGATCCGGCCGAGCATCGGCGAGCTGCTGGACGACGTCGAGGGGTACCTCGCCGACGGGTACGTGCGGATCAAGCTGAAGATCGAGCCGGGCTGGGACCTGGAGCCGGTGCGCGCCGTACGGGAGCGCTTCGGGGAGGCCGTGCCGCTCCAGGTCGACGCCAACGCCGCCTACACGCTCGCGGACGCCGAGCATCTGCGCCGGCTCGACGCGTTCGGGCTGCTGCTGGTCGAGGAGCCGCTCGCGGGCGGCGACCTGTACGGCCACGCCCGCCTCCAGCAGCGCCTGGCGACCCCCGTCTGCCTGGACGAGTCGCTGCACAACGCCCGCGACACCGCGTCCGCGATCGCCCTGGACGCCTGCCGGGCGGTGAACGTGAAACCGGCCCGGGTCGGCGGCTATCTGGAGGCGCGGCGCGTCCACGACGTGGCGTACGCGCACGGGGTGCCGGTGTGGTGCGGCGGCATGCTGGAGACGGGGATCGGCCGCGCGGCCAACCTGGCGCTGGCCGCGCTGCCCGGCTGCACCCTGCCCGGCGACACCTCGGCCTCCGCCCGCTACTTCGCCGAGGACCTCACGGAGCCGTTCGTCCTGATCGACGGCCACCTCCCCGTGCCCAAGGGCCCCGGCATCGGCGTCCGCCCGCTCCCGGAAACCCTGCACCGCTTCACGACGTCCCGCCGCGCCCTGTACGCCCCCTGA
- a CDS encoding DEAD/DEAH box helicase yields MTTTAASSHHLSPAFPGRAPWGTASKLRAWQQGAMEKYIQEQPRDFLAVATPGAGKTTFALTLASWLLHHHVVQQVTVVAPTEHLKKQWAEAAARIGIKLDPEYSAGPLGKDYHGVAVTYAGVGVRPMLHRNRVEQRKTLVILDEIHHAGDSKSWGEACLEAFEPATRRLCLTGTPFRSDTNPIPFVTYEEGQDGIRRSAADYTYGYGNALADHVVRPVIFLSYSGNMRWRTKAGDEIAARLGEPMTKDAVSQAWRTALDPRGEWMPSVLRAADQRLTEVRKGIPDAGALVIASDQDSARAYAKLIREITGSKATLVLSDDAGASKRIDDFSASDDRWMVAVRMVSEGVDVPRLAVGVYATTISTPLFFAQAVGRFVRSRRRGETASVFLPTVPDLLTFANEMEVERDHALDKPKKEGEEDPYAESEKEMEEANKEQDEDTGEQEQFSFEALESEAVFDRVLYDGAEFGMQAHPGSEEEQDYLGIPGLLEPDQVQLLLQKRQARQIAHSRKKPDSEADLLELPAERRPVVSHKEMMELRKQLNTMVSAYVHQSGKPHGVIHTELRRVCGGPPSAEATAGQLRQRIAKVQEWATRMR; encoded by the coding sequence GTGACTACCACCGCCGCCTCCTCCCACCACCTTTCCCCCGCCTTCCCCGGCCGGGCCCCCTGGGGCACCGCGAGCAAGCTGCGCGCCTGGCAGCAGGGCGCGATGGAGAAGTACATCCAGGAGCAGCCGCGCGACTTCCTCGCGGTCGCCACGCCCGGCGCCGGAAAGACGACCTTCGCCCTCACCCTGGCCTCCTGGCTGCTGCACCACCATGTCGTGCAGCAGGTGACGGTGGTCGCGCCGACCGAGCATCTGAAGAAGCAGTGGGCGGAGGCCGCGGCCCGCATAGGCATCAAGCTGGACCCGGAGTACAGCGCGGGCCCGCTCGGCAAGGACTACCACGGCGTCGCCGTGACGTACGCGGGCGTCGGCGTGCGCCCCATGCTGCACCGCAACCGCGTCGAGCAGCGCAAGACCCTGGTGATCCTCGACGAGATCCACCACGCCGGTGACTCGAAATCCTGGGGCGAGGCGTGCCTGGAGGCGTTCGAGCCGGCCACCCGGCGGCTCTGCCTGACCGGTACGCCGTTCCGGTCCGACACCAACCCCATCCCGTTCGTGACGTACGAGGAGGGGCAGGACGGCATCCGCCGGTCCGCCGCCGACTACACCTACGGCTACGGCAACGCGCTCGCCGACCACGTCGTGCGCCCCGTCATCTTCCTCTCCTACAGCGGCAACATGCGCTGGCGGACGAAGGCCGGCGACGAGATCGCCGCCCGGCTCGGCGAGCCCATGACCAAGGACGCGGTCAGCCAGGCCTGGCGCACCGCGCTGGATCCGCGCGGCGAGTGGATGCCGAGCGTGCTGCGCGCCGCCGACCAGCGGCTCACCGAGGTCAGGAAGGGCATCCCGGACGCGGGCGCCCTCGTCATCGCCTCCGACCAGGACTCCGCCCGCGCCTACGCCAAGCTGATCCGGGAGATCACCGGCAGCAAGGCGACCCTCGTGCTGTCCGACGACGCCGGCGCCTCGAAGCGGATCGACGACTTCAGCGCCAGCGACGACCGTTGGATGGTCGCCGTCCGGATGGTGTCCGAGGGCGTCGACGTACCCCGGCTCGCGGTCGGCGTGTACGCCACCACGATCTCCACGCCGCTCTTCTTCGCGCAGGCCGTCGGCCGTTTCGTACGGTCCAGGCGGCGCGGCGAGACCGCCTCCGTCTTCCTGCCGACCGTCCCCGACCTGCTCACCTTCGCCAACGAGATGGAGGTGGAACGGGACCACGCCCTCGACAAGCCGAAGAAGGAGGGCGAGGAGGACCCGTACGCCGAGTCCGAGAAGGAGATGGAGGAGGCGAACAAGGAGCAGGACGAGGACACCGGCGAGCAGGAGCAGTTCTCCTTCGAGGCGCTGGAGTCCGAGGCCGTCTTCGACCGGGTCCTCTACGACGGTGCCGAGTTCGGCATGCAGGCCCACCCCGGGAGCGAGGAGGAGCAGGACTACCTCGGTATCCCCGGGCTCCTCGAACCCGACCAGGTGCAGCTGCTGCTGCAGAAGCGGCAGGCCCGGCAGATCGCGCACAGCCGCAAGAAGCCGGACTCCGAGGCCGACCTCCTCGAACTGCCCGCCGAGCGGCGCCCGGTCGTCTCGCACAAGGAGATGATGGAGCTCCGCAAGCAGCTCAACACGATGGTCTCCGCCTACGTCCACCAGAGCGGCAAGCCGCACGGCGTGATCCACACCGAGCTGCGCCGGGTGTGCGGGGGACCGCCGAGTGCCGAGGCGACGGCCGGGCAGCTGCGGCAGCGGATCGCCAAGGTGCAGGAGTGGGCCACCCGGATGCGGTGA
- a CDS encoding chorismate synthase codes for MTSLSIRTVHETAGFAAIADYFSDVWKTPRSAPPLLPETLNSLAHAGGAVHAAYDGDRLVGGCVAVFGPPAARETYSLLAAAERGLGPRLKEAQRAWAVGLGARTMRWTFDPLVGRNARFNFAKLGAEGTGYLVDFYGPMADGVNDGDETDRLEATWDLTGTRRPSAATADGREAAPVTHRAPDGGPLARRDPGDRYVWCRVPEDVVALRVTDPEQALGWRRAVREVLTKAFAEGFTATDMSRDGWYTLTRREDTP; via the coding sequence ATGACCTCACTGAGCATCCGCACCGTGCACGAGACCGCCGGGTTCGCCGCCATCGCCGACTACTTCAGTGATGTGTGGAAGACCCCGCGCAGCGCGCCGCCACTGCTGCCGGAGACGCTGAACAGCCTCGCCCACGCGGGCGGCGCGGTGCACGCCGCCTACGACGGGGACCGCCTCGTCGGCGGCTGCGTCGCCGTGTTCGGGCCGCCGGCGGCCAGAGAGACGTACTCGCTGCTCGCCGCCGCCGAGCGCGGGCTCGGGCCGCGGCTCAAGGAGGCTCAGCGGGCCTGGGCGGTGGGGCTCGGGGCACGCACCATGCGCTGGACCTTCGACCCGCTGGTGGGCCGCAACGCCCGCTTCAACTTCGCCAAGCTGGGCGCCGAGGGCACCGGCTACCTCGTCGACTTCTACGGCCCCATGGCCGACGGCGTGAACGACGGCGACGAGACCGACCGGCTGGAGGCCACCTGGGACCTGACCGGCACCCGACGGCCGTCCGCCGCCACGGCCGACGGGCGCGAGGCCGCGCCCGTCACCCACCGGGCGCCGGACGGCGGGCCGCTCGCCCGCCGTGACCCGGGGGACCGGTATGTGTGGTGCCGGGTGCCGGAGGACGTCGTGGCGTTACGGGTGACGGACCCCGAGCAGGCCCTCGGCTGGCGGCGGGCCGTGCGCGAGGTGCTCACCAAGGCGTTCGCCGAGGGGTTCACGGCCACGGACATGTCCCGCGACGGCTGGTACACACTGACCCGCCGGGAGGACACCCCGTGA
- a CDS encoding LPXTG cell wall anchor domain-containing protein, with product MRQRIRTSHLRTPAAFVAAAAIAAAVPALAAPSAYAEEGAADLVISELPKTSPKPGDVYDENVVITNKGTAPADGITFRVRLTRGLDFPAQVPGCTYTTVEDKVRQALCEIDEVIEPGASIETPVRFKALPNALMEAVQYGTSATGEAPGEGYDDSHRRLTLTADSSADLAAVGEDTEALAGDGQSITVRLRNDGPGWIQNQESDDQTALMVRIPKGTTAAVVPKACSPFGIDGPSGPGGTPGKPTYVCVPDDNTLDVGEEVLFTFTLDIGEDTETTTGEVKATSVYDIHPAFDKNPANDKAAIRIAIPTDYEPEPTPSEGSSGGSGTGGNGSSGGNDPSGQSTGGSGGTGGSSTGGSGAGTGSVDGNLASTGSDGTTLIAGSAAAAAALGAGLFLAVRRRRAAGPETG from the coding sequence GTGCGCCAGCGCATCCGCACCTCGCACCTTCGTACCCCGGCCGCCTTCGTGGCCGCCGCCGCGATCGCCGCCGCCGTACCCGCGCTCGCCGCTCCGTCGGCGTACGCGGAGGAGGGTGCGGCGGACCTGGTGATATCGGAGCTGCCGAAGACGTCTCCGAAGCCCGGCGACGTGTACGACGAGAACGTCGTCATCACCAACAAGGGCACCGCCCCGGCGGACGGGATCACCTTCCGGGTCCGGCTGACCCGTGGGCTGGACTTCCCCGCCCAGGTGCCGGGCTGCACCTACACGACCGTCGAGGACAAGGTCCGCCAGGCGCTGTGCGAGATCGACGAGGTGATCGAGCCGGGCGCCTCCATCGAGACGCCCGTACGGTTCAAGGCGCTGCCCAACGCCCTGATGGAGGCCGTCCAGTACGGCACCTCCGCCACCGGTGAGGCCCCCGGCGAGGGGTACGACGACAGCCACCGGCGGCTCACGCTGACGGCGGACAGCTCGGCCGACCTGGCTGCCGTCGGCGAGGACACCGAGGCCCTCGCGGGCGACGGGCAGTCGATCACCGTGCGGCTGCGCAACGACGGCCCCGGCTGGATCCAGAACCAGGAGAGCGACGACCAGACGGCCCTGATGGTCCGTATCCCCAAGGGCACCACCGCCGCCGTGGTGCCGAAGGCCTGCTCGCCGTTCGGCATCGACGGCCCGAGCGGGCCGGGCGGCACGCCGGGCAAGCCGACGTACGTGTGCGTGCCGGACGACAACACCCTCGACGTCGGCGAGGAGGTGCTGTTCACCTTCACGCTGGACATCGGCGAGGACACGGAGACGACGACGGGTGAGGTGAAGGCGACGTCGGTGTACGACATCCACCCCGCCTTCGACAAGAACCCCGCCAACGACAAGGCCGCCATCCGCATCGCCATCCCGACGGACTACGAGCCCGAGCCGACGCCGTCGGAAGGGTCCTCCGGCGGCAGCGGCACAGGAGGTAACGGCTCCTCCGGTGGCAACGACCCGTCCGGGCAGAGCACCGGTGGCTCCGGTGGTACCGGCGGTTCCTCCACCGGCGGCTCCGGCGCCGGCACCGGTTCCGTCGACGGCAATCTCGCGAGCACCGGCTCGGACGGCACCACGCTCATCGCGGGCTCCGCTGCCGCCGCAGCGGCCCTGGGCGCCGGCCTCTTCCTCGCCGTGCGCCGCCGTCGCGCCGCCGGACCCGAGACCGGCTGA